A stretch of Oncorhynchus mykiss isolate Arlee chromosome 12, USDA_OmykA_1.1, whole genome shotgun sequence DNA encodes these proteins:
- the LOC110537935 gene encoding chymotrypsin-like protease CTRL-1 isoform X2 produces the protein MFSLRGHAQLDVCGTAPLNTKIVGGHNAVAGSWPWQASLHRSSGHFCGGSLINKDWVLTAAHCFASTSTSGLLVYLGRQNQKSANPNEVSRTVSQIIRHPNYNSATNDNDICLLKLSSSVTFTNYIRPVCLTAGGSTYYNGTTSWVTGWGNINSGVSLPSPQTLQEVELPVVGNRKCTCLYAGVGSITGNMICAGLLAGGKDSCQGDSGGPLVSKPGLVWIQSGVVSFGVSCAKPNFPGVYARVSQYQAWIKSQISTDQPGFVTFSSSGNNSDLTVTCAALSGGATHLLSFSLSLLLSLSPILLSFYIFL, from the exons atgttctctttac GTGGCCATGCGCAGTTGGATG TGTGCGGCACAGCTCCTCTCAACACAAAGATCGTGGGGGGTCATAATGCAGTGGCGGGGAGCTGGCCATGGCAGGCCAGTCTGCACAGATCCAGCGGACATTTTTGTGGAGGCTCCCTTATCAACAAAGACTGGGTCCTGACTGCCGCTCACTGCTTCGCCAG CACCAGCACGTCTGGCCTGCTTGTCTACCTGGGCCGGCAAAATCAGAAAAGCGCCAACCCCAACGAGGTGTCCCGAACGGTCTCTCAGATCATCCGCCACCCCAACTACAAcagtgcaaccaatgacaatgACATATGTCTGCTGAAGCTCTCGTCATCCGTCACCTTCACTAACTACATTCGGCCGGTCTGTCTGACAGCAGGGGGCAGCACATACTACAATGGCACCACTAGCTGGGTCACTGGCTGGGGCAATATCAATAGTGGAG TGTCCCTGCCCTCACCCCAGACCCTACAGGAGGTGGAGCTGCCAGTAGTGGGGAACAGGAAGTGTACCTGTCTCTATGCTGGAGTGGGTTCAATCACAGGCAACATGATCTGTGCTGGTCTATTGGCAGGAGGAAAGGATTCCTGTCAG GGAGACTCAGGGGGGCCGCTAGTGAGCAAACCGGGCTTAGTCTGGATCCAGTCTGGTGTTGTGAGTTTCGGAGTAAGCTGTGCTAAACCAAATTTTCCAGGAGTGTATGCCAGAGTGTCCCAGTACCAGGCCTGGATCAAGAGCCAGATCAGCACTGACCAACCAGGCTTCGTCACCTTCTCCTCCAGTGGGAATAACTCTGACCTCACTGTCACCTGTGCTGCACTGTCCGGTGGGGCCACACACCTcctatccttctccctctctctcctcctatccctctctcccattctccttTCATTTTATATTTTCTTATAG
- the LOC110537935 gene encoding trypsin I-P1 isoform X1 gives MDSWWALCAVVVTLTCIGKGGHAQLDVCGTAPLNTKIVGGHNAVAGSWPWQASLHRSSGHFCGGSLINKDWVLTAAHCFASTSTSGLLVYLGRQNQKSANPNEVSRTVSQIIRHPNYNSATNDNDICLLKLSSSVTFTNYIRPVCLTAGGSTYYNGTTSWVTGWGNINSGVSLPSPQTLQEVELPVVGNRKCTCLYAGVGSITGNMICAGLLAGGKDSCQGDSGGPLVSKPGLVWIQSGVVSFGVSCAKPNFPGVYARVSQYQAWIKSQISTDQPGFVTFSSSGNNSDLTVTCAALSGGATHLLSFSLSLLLSLSPILLSFYIFL, from the exons GTGGCCATGCGCAGTTGGATG TGTGCGGCACAGCTCCTCTCAACACAAAGATCGTGGGGGGTCATAATGCAGTGGCGGGGAGCTGGCCATGGCAGGCCAGTCTGCACAGATCCAGCGGACATTTTTGTGGAGGCTCCCTTATCAACAAAGACTGGGTCCTGACTGCCGCTCACTGCTTCGCCAG CACCAGCACGTCTGGCCTGCTTGTCTACCTGGGCCGGCAAAATCAGAAAAGCGCCAACCCCAACGAGGTGTCCCGAACGGTCTCTCAGATCATCCGCCACCCCAACTACAAcagtgcaaccaatgacaatgACATATGTCTGCTGAAGCTCTCGTCATCCGTCACCTTCACTAACTACATTCGGCCGGTCTGTCTGACAGCAGGGGGCAGCACATACTACAATGGCACCACTAGCTGGGTCACTGGCTGGGGCAATATCAATAGTGGAG TGTCCCTGCCCTCACCCCAGACCCTACAGGAGGTGGAGCTGCCAGTAGTGGGGAACAGGAAGTGTACCTGTCTCTATGCTGGAGTGGGTTCAATCACAGGCAACATGATCTGTGCTGGTCTATTGGCAGGAGGAAAGGATTCCTGTCAG GGAGACTCAGGGGGGCCGCTAGTGAGCAAACCGGGCTTAGTCTGGATCCAGTCTGGTGTTGTGAGTTTCGGAGTAAGCTGTGCTAAACCAAATTTTCCAGGAGTGTATGCCAGAGTGTCCCAGTACCAGGCCTGGATCAAGAGCCAGATCAGCACTGACCAACCAGGCTTCGTCACCTTCTCCTCCAGTGGGAATAACTCTGACCTCACTGTCACCTGTGCTGCACTGTCCGGTGGGGCCACACACCTcctatccttctccctctctctcctcctatccctctctcccattctccttTCATTTTATATTTTCTTATAG